The Streptomyces capitiformicae genome contains the following window.
GAGTTGGTGCGTCGCCGCGGATCCCGTATGATTGATCACGAGCCGCTCACCGGAACTCCGGGAAGCACTCAATGCGTTGGTGGTCCAAGGAAAGACGCCCCGCTTCCTGCGGGGAAATGCAGGTGCAAGGCCTGCCCGGCGCTCCACTTCGAACCCCACTCCGTGAACCGCGGGGTGGGGTTCGTGCGTTGTGCCGTCCGACTCCGGTGAACGTTCCCGGTCCACCGGACGTCACAGTGGCGGCCGTCTTCGAAGGGGGAACGCCATGCCTGTGAACGATGCCGTGCGGAACCGTCGTCGTGCCTTGTCCGGCGTCGTACTGGCCGGGGTGTTGGGGTGGGGGGTCTCCGGGTGCGCAGAGGAGTCGACGTCGGCGAAGGCGTCGGCGACCGACTGGCGGGAGCTCTCCTCGTACAGCTACACGCTGGAGTCGAGTGAGGGGGAGCGCTCGCTGATCGGGACGTTCGAGGTGACCGTCCGGGACGGGAAGGTCGTGGACGCTGTCGGGGTCGATGAGAGTGGGCGGCGGGTCGTGCGGGATCTGCCCGACGAAGTGCCCACGATCGGCGAGCTGTTGGCGGAGGCGGAAGCGGCTCGGAAGGACGACGCGGACACCGTGGACATCGACCGCGCCGCCGACGGCCACCCGACCCGTATCTTCCTCGACTGGGACGAGAACGCGATCGACGACGAGGCGCTGTACGGGATCAGCGACTACC
Protein-coding sequences here:
- a CDS encoding DUF6174 domain-containing protein: MPVNDAVRNRRRALSGVVLAGVLGWGVSGCAEESTSAKASATDWRELSSYSYTLESSEGERSLIGTFEVTVRDGKVVDAVGVDESGRRVVRDLPDEVPTIGELLAEAEAARKDDADTVDIDRAADGHPTRIFLDWDENAIDDEALYGISDYLPD